Proteins encoded in a region of the Inquilinus sp. KBS0705 genome:
- a CDS encoding BlaI/MecI/CopY family transcriptional regulator, which produces MEELTKTEERVMQVLWKLKTAFVKDIIEALPDNPKPPYNTISSVVRLLEKKGYVAYKPYGKTYEYFPAISKAEYRKESFKKMFTGYFDNSTESLLSFMVKEQKLSADDMEKIKAMIDQNTKK; this is translated from the coding sequence ATGGAAGAGTTAACCAAAACAGAGGAGCGCGTAATGCAGGTTTTATGGAAGCTAAAGACCGCTTTTGTAAAAGATATCATAGAGGCCCTGCCCGACAACCCCAAGCCGCCCTACAATACCATATCATCCGTAGTGCGCTTGCTGGAAAAGAAGGGGTATGTGGCTTACAAGCCCTACGGCAAAACCTACGAGTATTTCCCGGCCATCAGCAAGGCCGAGTATCGTAAAGAGTCGTTCAAAAAAATGTTTACCGGCTACTTTGACAATTCTACCGAAAGTCTTTTATCATTTATGGTGAAAGAGCAAAAGCTGAGTGCCGATGACATGGAAAAAATTAAAGCGATGATAGATCAAAACACAAAAAAATGA
- a CDS encoding NAD(P)/FAD-dependent oxidoreductase, whose protein sequence is MDKQQKAKPRVVIIGGGFGGVQLAKKLKNAPVEVLLLDKHNYHTFQPLLYQVAVGAIEADSIGFPIRRIFSRQKNFTFHLAEVQRVDTTTNTVITNVGNYGYDYLVIATGANTNYFGNKELEHFTLPMKNIAEALNVRSLIIQNLEKALVTTDEAERDALLTFVVVGGGPTGVELSGAIAELREFILCKDYPGLCNEDMKVFLVEGKPELLAAMSPQASAKAKKFLTDMGITIFNSVHVQSYDGDLLVIDDGTVIKTKNVLWAAGVRGEAPEGLPEEVIARGARIQTDEINRVKGFSNVFAIGDVSAVTTTDNPQGFPGVAQVALQQGKQLAKNLVCIINGKPTTPFKYNDLGTMATIGRNKAVADIHKLRFQGFFAWLLWMFVHLLSLAGFSNKAIVFLNWALNYFTRNSDNRLVVHSFDTKTMMMDPVAK, encoded by the coding sequence ATGGATAAACAACAAAAGGCAAAACCACGTGTAGTTATTATAGGCGGTGGCTTTGGCGGTGTGCAATTAGCCAAAAAGCTAAAAAATGCACCTGTAGAGGTTTTATTACTCGATAAACATAACTATCACACCTTTCAGCCATTATTATACCAGGTTGCCGTAGGCGCCATAGAGGCCGACTCGATAGGGTTTCCTATCAGGCGTATATTTAGCAGGCAAAAAAACTTCACGTTTCACCTGGCCGAAGTGCAAAGGGTAGATACCACTACCAATACGGTAATAACCAATGTAGGCAATTATGGATATGATTACCTGGTTATTGCTACGGGTGCCAACACCAATTACTTTGGCAACAAAGAGCTGGAGCATTTTACCCTGCCCATGAAAAACATAGCAGAAGCCTTAAATGTACGCAGCCTTATTATTCAAAATTTAGAAAAAGCCCTGGTAACAACAGATGAAGCCGAACGCGATGCCCTGCTTACTTTTGTGGTAGTTGGTGGCGGCCCAACAGGAGTTGAACTATCGGGCGCTATTGCTGAGCTGCGCGAGTTTATTTTATGCAAAGATTATCCCGGCTTATGTAACGAAGATATGAAGGTGTTTTTGGTAGAAGGTAAGCCCGAGCTACTGGCCGCCATGTCGCCGCAGGCATCGGCCAAAGCCAAAAAGTTTTTAACCGATATGGGCATCACCATTTTCAACAGCGTACACGTACAAAGTTACGACGGTGACCTGTTAGTTATTGACGATGGCACCGTTATAAAAACCAAAAATGTACTTTGGGCGGCAGGCGTTAGGGGCGAAGCGCCTGAGGGATTGCCAGAAGAAGTAATAGCACGCGGAGCACGCATACAAACCGACGAGATAAACCGAGTTAAAGGGTTTAGCAATGTGTTTGCCATAGGCGATGTATCGGCAGTTACCACTACCGATAACCCCCAGGGCTTCCCCGGTGTTGCGCAGGTAGCGTTGCAGCAGGGTAAGCAACTGGCAAAAAATTTAGTTTGCATTATAAATGGCAAACCAACCACGCCATTTAAATATAACGACTTAGGCACCATGGCTACCATTGGCCGTAATAAAGCCGTAGCCGATATTCATAAATTACGTTTCCAGGGATTTTTTGCATGGTTGTTGTGGATGTTTGTGCATTTGCTTTCGCTGGCGGGCTTTAGTAACAAGGCTATAGTATTTTTAAACTGGGCTTTAAACTATTTTACCCGTAATAGCGACAACCGGCTGGTGGTACATAGTTTTGATACAAAAACCATGATGATGGACCCCGTTGCCAAATAA
- a CDS encoding DUF4142 domain-containing protein: MKNITYIALAAVLLFSVQACKDRKGKNFNQHAQADNNLTFVKTAAESGNAEVEISKLAITNSKNPQIVDFAKMMVADHTNAAAGLKKAAGEVSIGAPDSLDTTHKLLVDSLKKITGPEFDKHYIQSMVIDHEKAVKLFTAASTTTNKSLAEFAKQTLPTLQGHLKSANSICLALK; the protein is encoded by the coding sequence ATGAAAAATATAACATATATAGCTTTGGCAGCTGTGCTTTTATTTTCGGTACAGGCATGTAAAGACAGGAAAGGCAAAAACTTTAATCAGCATGCCCAGGCAGATAATAATTTGACCTTTGTTAAAACTGCTGCCGAATCTGGTAACGCCGAAGTTGAAATTTCTAAACTGGCCATTACAAACTCTAAAAACCCACAAATCGTTGATTTTGCTAAAATGATGGTGGCTGACCATACCAACGCTGCTGCCGGACTAAAAAAGGCGGCAGGCGAAGTATCAATAGGTGCTCCGGACTCTTTAGATACAACACACAAATTGCTGGTAGATAGCCTTAAAAAAATTACAGGCCCCGAGTTTGATAAGCATTATATACAAAGCATGGTAATTGACCACGAAAAAGCGGTAAAGCTTTTTACTGCGGCAAGTACTACCACCAACAAATCTTTAGCTGAGTTTGCTAAACAAACCCTGCCTACTTTGCAAGGGCACTTAAAGAGTGCAAATTCTATATGCCTGGCCTTAAAATAA
- a CDS encoding M48 family metalloprotease, giving the protein MKALIYLLQVSACTGIFYSFYFLLLRRLTFFTLNRWYLLITLLLSFVIPTLSFTLNKDMPLPIMQPVMYIQQIQAVQPDAVVLKAGILNRPAFNWMYAITILYTFVAVASVTHLGLTLLSFARRLNSKKLMQIGNVKVLKCDAKLGNSSFMNVIFINDDALEPDEIKQIIAHEMLHVKLRHSADRLIARLIQIVMWFNPFAYLYMRSIEENHEFEVDRIAAGEDQKGVYAQLLFKLAVSGQSYLFHSFSRVPLKKRISMLFNQPTSNMKKIVYLLILPVVVISCLAFANLKTKASDKTATSIQNDKAQKSLTDTVLRDTVKTYRQKIKRTAAQQKDYNDFNTYVNSADSKYKNALAKRVNLQTLTYKVVGTVDTNSSVMHLSGYKLTQGGDTFILKYVNGQSKTLKGLFKNGDEIQLKSIGAMWLKDIPIIIQVGKLAYGGKVILEVTQTPPIPKEAFLYEVNKVRFADGLVTNVQKYANGKWKSAVVQVANGYQIKFNIKPTAPAFTGIKAGDQVRFRFVHEIKTGAKEYTLNDWVSISTDIKDYGIKNPDYFYKFYEKV; this is encoded by the coding sequence ATGAAAGCATTAATTTACCTGCTGCAGGTATCGGCATGTACCGGTATCTTCTATTCGTTTTACTTCCTGCTTTTAAGGCGGCTTACGTTTTTTACGCTTAACCGCTGGTATTTACTAATAACGCTGCTGCTTAGCTTTGTTATACCCACGCTAAGCTTTACGCTAAATAAGGATATGCCATTGCCTATAATGCAGCCGGTAATGTACATACAGCAAATACAAGCGGTGCAACCTGATGCGGTTGTTTTAAAAGCCGGTATCCTTAACCGGCCGGCGTTTAACTGGATGTATGCCATAACTATACTATACACTTTTGTAGCTGTAGCATCGGTAACGCATTTGGGCTTAACGCTACTATCGTTTGCGCGCAGGCTTAACAGTAAAAAACTGATGCAGATAGGGAATGTAAAGGTGCTAAAATGCGATGCAAAACTGGGTAACAGTTCGTTTATGAACGTGATATTTATTAACGACGATGCACTGGAACCTGATGAGATAAAACAGATCATCGCCCACGAGATGCTGCATGTAAAACTGAGGCATAGCGCCGACAGGCTGATTGCCCGCCTAATACAAATTGTAATGTGGTTTAACCCCTTTGCTTACCTGTACATGCGATCGATAGAGGAAAACCACGAGTTTGAAGTAGACCGTATTGCAGCAGGTGAGGACCAAAAGGGTGTATATGCACAGCTGCTGTTTAAACTGGCCGTATCGGGCCAAAGTTATTTGTTCCACAGCTTTAGCAGGGTGCCGCTTAAAAAGCGCATCAGTATGTTATTTAACCAACCAACCTCAAATATGAAAAAGATAGTTTACCTGCTTATACTGCCTGTTGTAGTAATAAGCTGCCTGGCATTTGCCAATTTAAAAACTAAGGCATCAGACAAGACCGCAACATCAATACAAAATGACAAAGCGCAAAAAAGTCTAACAGATACGGTTTTGCGGGATACGGTAAAAACCTACCGTCAAAAAATAAAACGAACCGCCGCGCAGCAAAAAGATTATAACGATTTTAACACCTATGTTAATTCGGCTGACAGCAAGTACAAAAATGCTTTGGCAAAAAGGGTTAACCTGCAAACACTTACCTATAAAGTTGTAGGTACGGTTGATACCAATTCAAGCGTAATGCATTTATCGGGTTATAAACTAACACAGGGTGGCGATACTTTCATTTTAAAATACGTTAACGGGCAAAGTAAAACACTCAAAGGGTTATTTAAAAACGGCGACGAAATTCAGCTGAAATCAATTGGTGCCATGTGGCTAAAAGATATACCTATAATAATACAGGTGGGTAAACTTGCTTATGGCGGTAAGGTTATTTTAGAAGTTACACAAACCCCGCCAATACCCAAAGAAGCGTTTTTGTACGAAGTTAACAAGGTACGTTTTGCCGATGGTTTAGTAACCAATGTGCAAAAATATGCCAACGGTAAATGGAAAAGCGCAGTGGTACAGGTAGCTAATGGTTACCAGATCAAATTCAACATTAAGCCAACCGCACCTGCATTTACAGGGATAAAGGCGGGCGACCAAGTGCGCTTTAGATTTGTGCACGAAATAAAAACCGGGGCTAAAGAATATACCCTTAATGATTGGGTTTCTATCAGCACCGATATAAAAGATTACGGCATCAAAAACCCGGATTACTTTTACAAATTCTACGAAAAAGTTTAA
- the argB gene encoding acetylglutamate kinase gives MQSLHIIKIGGNVIDNSENLHRFLKDFTALQGFKILVHGGGKVATQVSESMGIEAHLVDGRRITDIDTLRIVTMVYGGLINKNIVAQLQRYGTNAIGLTGADGNFIRAKKRPVKTIDYGFAGDLFDGSVDAVNIGKLLEAGFAAVFCALTHDGEGQLLNTNADTIASALAVALSGTYDTTLVYCFEKKGVLQDIDDEDSLIREINPERYEQLKTDKIIHSGMLPKMDNAFTAISCGVKAVIIGHSDDLGQLKNKQGFGTRLSK, from the coding sequence ATGCAATCCTTACACATTATAAAAATTGGCGGCAACGTAATTGATAACTCCGAAAACCTTCACCGTTTTTTGAAGGATTTTACCGCGCTGCAAGGTTTTAAGATATTGGTGCATGGCGGTGGCAAAGTAGCCACCCAGGTATCAGAAAGTATGGGTATTGAGGCCCACCTGGTTGATGGCCGCCGCATAACCGATATTGATACCCTGCGTATTGTTACCATGGTGTATGGCGGGCTTATTAACAAAAATATTGTAGCACAGCTACAGCGCTATGGTACAAATGCCATAGGTTTAACCGGTGCCGACGGTAACTTTATCCGTGCCAAAAAACGCCCCGTTAAAACAATAGATTACGGCTTCGCCGGCGACCTGTTCGATGGATCTGTTGATGCGGTTAATATCGGCAAGTTGTTAGAAGCTGGCTTCGCCGCTGTTTTTTGTGCCTTAACACACGATGGCGAAGGACAATTATTAAACACCAATGCCGATACTATAGCATCGGCTTTGGCCGTGGCCTTATCGGGCACTTATGATACCACGCTGGTGTATTGCTTTGAAAAGAAAGGCGTATTGCAGGATATTGACGACGAAGATTCGCTGATAAGAGAGATAAACCCCGAACGTTACGAACAACTTAAAACCGACAAGATCATACATAGCGGCATGCTCCCTAAAATGGATAATGCCTTTACCGCTATATCTTGCGGGGTAAAAGCGGTTATTATAGGACATTCGGACGATCTGGGTCAGTTAAAAAACAAGCAGGGTTTTGGTACACGTTTAAGTAAATAG
- a CDS encoding DUF763 domain-containing protein, with amino-acid sequence MKRSGSADLPLHYGYVPLWLAERMGKLGLAVVENIVMDYGKEEVLRRLSDPFWFQSLGAVMGMDWHSSGITTSVMGALKRTVNPRSRDLGIYICGGKGKSSKRTPEELLNVCSATGLNGDNLVKCSKLSAKVDNTAIQDGFQLYTHNFILSDTGKWAVVQQGMSDRSSTARRYHWHSEQLSSFVDDPHTSIYGQNNGYILNMADKQADTSRDGVMRIAAEQPDKMLKEISKLVMPNHHDVQAKDVDLKRLGAVLWLAHENQPKDFEDLLLLQGLGPRTLQSLALVSEVIHGTPSRFKDPARFSFAHGGKDGHPFPVPIKVYDETISTLQTAIHKAKLGNSEKTEAIKRLTNIAQAAEKDFIPNTNFDQVIEKERNESWKYGGRTVFGKAKPPVQQQLKLF; translated from the coding sequence ATGAAGCGTTCCGGAAGTGCCGACCTGCCCCTGCATTATGGCTATGTGCCCCTATGGCTTGCCGAGCGTATGGGTAAGCTGGGCCTGGCCGTGGTAGAAAATATTGTGATGGATTACGGCAAAGAAGAAGTTTTACGCCGCCTGAGCGATCCGTTTTGGTTTCAGAGCCTTGGCGCTGTAATGGGTATGGACTGGCATTCATCGGGTATCACAACTTCAGTTATGGGAGCCTTAAAACGAACCGTTAACCCCCGCAGCCGCGATCTGGGTATTTATATTTGCGGCGGTAAAGGCAAATCATCCAAACGCACGCCCGAAGAATTATTGAACGTTTGCAGCGCCACCGGCTTAAATGGTGACAATTTGGTGAAATGCAGTAAGTTAAGCGCGAAGGTAGATAACACGGCTATACAAGATGGTTTTCAGCTATATACCCACAATTTTATTTTAAGCGATACCGGCAAATGGGCCGTTGTGCAGCAAGGCATGAGCGACCGCAGCAGTACTGCACGCCGTTACCATTGGCATTCGGAGCAGTTAAGCTCGTTTGTTGACGATCCGCATACCAGTATTTACGGGCAAAATAATGGCTATATCTTAAATATGGCCGATAAGCAGGCAGACACATCGCGCGATGGCGTGATGCGAATAGCCGCCGAGCAGCCAGACAAAATGCTAAAAGAAATAAGCAAACTGGTTATGCCCAACCATCACGATGTACAGGCAAAAGATGTTGACTTAAAACGCCTGGGCGCTGTATTGTGGCTGGCCCACGAAAATCAACCAAAGGATTTTGAAGATCTTTTATTATTGCAGGGCTTAGGGCCTCGTACCCTACAATCGCTGGCATTGGTAAGCGAGGTGATACATGGTACGCCATCACGGTTTAAAGACCCAGCGCGGTTTTCGTTTGCGCATGGTGGTAAAGACGGGCACCCCTTCCCGGTACCCATTAAGGTTTACGACGAAACCATCAGCACGCTGCAAACCGCCATTCATAAAGCAAAACTGGGTAATTCCGAAAAAACCGAGGCTATTAAACGTTTAACTAACATTGCCCAGGCCGCCGAAAAGGACTTTATCCCCAACACCAATTTTGACCAGGTAATTGAAAAGGAAAGAAACGAAAGCTGGAAATATGGCGGCCGTACTGTTTTTGGCAAAGCTAAACCGCCGGTGCAGCAGCAATTAAAGTTATTTTAA
- the proC gene encoding pyrroline-5-carboxylate reductase, whose product METQQHIAILGSGNIGLALAKGLVKAGIFKPQQITLTRRNVAALAQLAEQGYNVTADNAQAVVKADIVVLAILPQQLNKLLDEIKPAANQSKHLLISVVSGVSCQDIRNQLGLDVQVIRAMPNTAIAIGQSMTCIATDNASAANVSLVLSLFDTVGVSIQINEELMTSATALCACGIAFFLRSIRAASQGGTEIGFHAHDALKMAAQTAKGAADLLLQLASHPEQEIDKVTSPKGCTIAGLNEMEHNGFSSAMIKGIKVSAEKAGALYKSE is encoded by the coding sequence ATGGAAACACAACAACATATCGCCATTTTAGGCAGCGGGAATATTGGTTTAGCTTTGGCTAAGGGTTTGGTTAAAGCTGGTATTTTTAAACCGCAGCAAATTACACTTACCCGCCGCAATGTAGCCGCTCTGGCCCAATTGGCCGAACAGGGTTATAATGTTACCGCCGACAATGCCCAGGCGGTTGTTAAAGCAGATATTGTAGTATTGGCTATACTGCCCCAACAATTAAACAAACTGCTCGACGAAATAAAACCTGCCGCTAACCAAAGTAAGCACCTGTTAATATCAGTAGTATCGGGCGTTAGCTGTCAGGATATACGCAACCAGTTAGGTTTAGATGTACAGGTGATACGCGCTATGCCTAACACCGCCATTGCCATTGGCCAAAGTATGACCTGTATTGCTACCGATAACGCATCGGCTGCTAATGTAAGCCTGGTGCTATCGTTATTTGATACCGTGGGTGTAAGCATCCAGATCAACGAAGAACTGATGACATCGGCCACGGCACTTTGCGCTTGTGGTATAGCTTTCTTTTTACGCTCTATCCGCGCTGCATCGCAGGGTGGTACCGAGATAGGTTTTCATGCGCATGATGCCCTTAAAATGGCCGCGCAAACCGCTAAAGGCGCAGCCGACCTGCTTTTGCAATTAGCCTCTCACCCTGAGCAGGAAATTGATAAAGTTACCTCACCAAAAGGCTGCACCATTGCCGGCCTAAACGAAATGGAGCATAACGGCTTTAGCTCGGCCATGATAAAAGGGATAAAGGTATCGGCAGAAAAAGCCGGGGCCTTGTATAAAAGCGAATAG